A region of Salvia splendens isolate huo1 chromosome 17, SspV2, whole genome shotgun sequence DNA encodes the following proteins:
- the LOC121773792 gene encoding cysteine proteinase inhibitor 5-like, producing MAPKSLHILLASLSLLAIALTISAARGPIVGGWRPIGNSNAPEIVEIAKFAVSEHNKQAHASLVFVTVVKGETQVVAGINYKLQISAKDGSAAAPKTYSAVVYSRAAPKSLELTSFEPIKA from the coding sequence ATGGCCCCCAAATCTCTCCACATCCTCCTCGCCTCTCTCTCACTTCTCGCAATTGCGCTTACCATCTCCGCCGCACGTGGCCCAATCGTCGGCGGCTGGCGCCCGATCGGCAATTCCAATGCACCGGAGATCGTCGAAATCGCGAAATTCGCGGTGTCGGAGCACAATAAGCAGGCGCACGCCTCCTTGGTTTTCGTGACTGTGGTCAAGGGAGAGACGCAGGTGGTGGCTGGTATCAATTACAAGCTCCAGATCTCGGCCAAGGACGGAAGCGCCGCCGCCCCCAAAACCTACTCCGCCGTGGTTTACTCCAGGGCTGCGCCGAAATCCCTAGAGCTCACTTCCTTCGAGCCAATTAAAGCCTAA
- the LOC121774612 gene encoding cysteine proteinase inhibitor 5-like, whose protein sequence is MAPKSLHILFVSLSLLAIALPISAHPLVGGWSPIADPNAPEIVEIGKFAVAQHNKQAQASLAFVSVVNGESQAVAGINYSLQISVSDGSAAAPKTYSASVYAKVAPISLELTSFEQIKG, encoded by the coding sequence ATGGCGCCAAAATCTCTTCACATCCTCTTCGTCTCTCTCTCACTTCTAGCAATTGCGCTTCCCATCTCCGCCCACCCGCTAGTCGGCGGCTGGAGCCCGATCGCCGATCCGAACGCGCCGGAGATTGTCGAGATCGGGAAATTCGCGGTGGCGCAGCACAACAAACAGGCGCAGGCGTCCTTGGCTTTCGTGTCTGTGGTGAATGGAGAGTCGCAGGCGGTGGCTGGTATCAATTACAGCCTCCAGATCTCGGTCAGTGACGGCAGCGCCGCCGCCCCCAAAACTTACTCCGCCTCTGTTTATGCCAAGGTTGCGCCGATTTCATTAGAGCTCACTTCATTCGAGCAAATTAAAGGCTAA